In one Ictalurus furcatus strain D&B chromosome 28, Billie_1.0, whole genome shotgun sequence genomic region, the following are encoded:
- the LOC128603597 gene encoding butyrophilin-like protein 1 encodes MATASNEFKLSGPSGTEWYNPSAVTLSCRLSPEISAVNMEIRWFKGTDCVIVYNNRHVTEGRGYEGRVSLFTQELDKGNVSLQLRDCTGSDIGDYLCQVTDGDRTEEITVMMIELRSMVSK; translated from the exons ATGGCGACTGCAAGCA ATGAGTTTAAACTCAGTGGTCCCAGTGGTACAGAGTGGTATAATCCCTCTGCTGTCACTCTCTCGTGTCGTCTGTCTCCTGAAATCAGTGCTGTTAACATGGAGATCCGATGGTTTAAGGGGACAGACTGTGTTATTGTCTATAATAACAGACATGTGACTGAGGGGAGAGGTTACGAGGGCAGAGTGAGTCTGTTCACTCAGGAGCTGGACAAAggaaatgtctccttacagttGAGAGACTGTACAGGGTCAGATATTGGAGATTACCTGTGTCAGGTCACTGATGGAGACAGAACAGAGGAGATTACAGTAATGATGATAG AACTTAGGAGTATGGTAAGTAAATAA